Within Bacteroidales bacterium, the genomic segment GCCCGAAAGGAATCATCATTCGCTATTCCGCTGAAGAAAAAATGCTCTTGTCGTACCTGAGGGAAAACGATTACATTACCCTGTCAAAATTTACCCGCATTGCCCGTTTGAGAAGATTTGAAGCGGAAAATATCCTTGCAAACCTCATCATTTCAGAAATCCTTGGCATTGAACAAACCGAAAAACAAACCCATTTCTTTCTGAAACCCTTATAACCCTGCCTGCAATCTATCTTACAGGGATTGCCCAGAAATTTTACTCGATCTTGGTCAGCACAGTATATCCTGTAAGCCTGCCTTTTGAATCGAAGGTCTCGGATTTTACCAGTCCTGCATTTTTACTGTAATATTCCACCCCGTGCGCACGTACCGTAAAGAGCATTTTTGCCTCACTGTCATACGAAATTTTAATGCATTCGAATGTCCCGGCCGGAGTGGAAACCGGTTCAATTGCTTCCACCTTGCGGTTACTGATCTTCGTTGTCATCTGCATGATCTGCATGCCAGATTCATTGACAATTTTCACTGACAAAACCCCTCCCTTCAGCATATCTCCCGGCTTCGGATTGGAAGGAAGATCAAGCTGGTCGCCACTCACTTCCACCTTCATGTTCTCAAAACCGGCCATGGACTCTCCGTTCATATAATTTTTCATATCAATGGTTGCCTGACCATTGACGCAATGAATGGTGTATTCATTTGAGTAAGCCTGCTCACCTTTTTTTCTGGGAGGAAATTCATTCCGGGCAGTAACCTCTATTCCCCCGGGAATTTCCCGGCTGCTCACTATTACTGTCCTGGAAGTTCCGGTTTCCTTTCCTTTGGCATCATAATGTTTCATTTCCAGAACGGTACCTGCTTTTGCAGGATAATACAAATCACAGGCCTGTGCTTTCAGCCTGGCCGGAGCAAATACCCCCGTAAAAATTGTCAGAAGCAAAAAATAAGTTTTCATACGGCTGCGTTTTTTATCAAAGGTAAAGGATAATCTGAACCTGCACCTCGCTTTCGTTCCTGATTTTTATGAAAGAAATACTACCTTTGACCAACAGGCCTGATTGCTTATCCGACAGAATAAATTTGTCCGTCTTATAAAATCAATCCGATCCATGAAAAAACAAACACTTCTACCGGCAGGAATCCTGATGATTGCAATCGTCTTCCATTTTCGGGCAATGGCACAACAACCGGTTCCTGTGGCATCAAACCTTACTGACGTTACTGTCTTCCTTAACGGAGCTCTGGTTTCCAGGGAAGGAAGCGTTTCGCTGGAGCCTGGAACCCGGGAACTTTTGTTCAGCGGCCTTCCCGCTGAAATCAATGCACAAAGCGTTCAGGTTCAGGGAACAGGGAACATTACCATCCTCTCGGTAAATTACCAGATCAACTATCTGAAAAGCCCGGAAGAAAACCAACAGATAAAAGTCCTGAAGGATTCTCTTCAGCTTCTCCAGAATATGGTGAACCTGAAAAAATCAGCCCTGACTGTCTGTGATGAGGAAGAAGCTTTTCTGAAATCCAATCGCTCCATCGGTGGAACCAATACCGGCGTTAACATAGCCGACCTGAAAGCCGCTGACGAATTTATCCGGGCCCGGTTTGCCGAAACCGGCCGCCTTCGCATCAGTCTTTCGAAGGAGATCAGCGATCTCAACGAACAGATTACCCGTATTTCAAACCAGCTGAATAACCTCAGCAACCTGAATCAACCCACAGGCGAGGTACGGGTTAAAATCATGTGCCCGTCAAAAACAAAGGCTTCCCTCCGTCTGAGTTACCTTGTAAATAATGCATCATGGACTCCTGAATACGATCTGAGAGCCGAAGACCCTTCAAAACCGGTTGAACTGGTGTACAAAGGATCCATAGTACAGAACACCGGCGAAGACTGGAACAATGTACATCTTACCCTCTCAACCGGAAATCCCTCGCTTGGCGGTGCCAAACCGGAACTGAATATCTGGTTTCTTGATTTTTATTATCCCCAGCCGGCCAGGATTCTTAAATCGGCTAAAGCTGAAGCAGTTCCTGAAACTTCTGAAATGGTTATAGAAAACGACGAGGTAGTAGCCAGAGGATATGGAACAATGCACAAATTGACTGGAACAGAGCCTGCTGTAACAGGTTCATCGTACACTGAATTTTCCGAAAACCAGACCATGGCTCTTTACTCCATCAATCTCCCCGCCACGGTGCCTTCCGACGGAAAACCCCAGCTGGTTGAGATCAGAAAGGAAAAACCGGACGCCATGTTCATCCATTATGCTGCGCCCAAACTCGATCCCGATGCATTTCTGGTTGCCAGAATTACCGGGTGGGAGAAACTGAATCTGCTTCCCGGAAATGCCAATGTATTTTTTGAAGGAACCTATACCGGACAATCCTACCTCAATCCCGGAGCTATAGGCGATACGCTCGATGTTTCCCTGGGCCGCGATAAGGGAATCAACCTGCGCCGCGAACGCATCAAAGAATTTACCAGCCGCCAGTCGTTGGGTAGTTCCCGGAAGGACACCCGGGGATTTGAGATTACCGTGCGCAACAACAAAAAAGTACCCGTGAGCCTCATGCTCCAGGACCAGATTCCTGTGCCCGTAAACAAGGATATTTCAGTCGACCCTGTTGAAATTTCAGGAGGAAACCTGGAAAAGCAAACCGGAAAAATTACATGGAACCTGAAGCTGGCTCCCTCGGAATCAAAAACCTTGCGGCTGGTATACGAAGTGAAATACCCGAAAAACCGTCAGGTGATTCTGGAATAAGCCGGCTCTTTTTAAGTCCTTCCGTGTAAGTAATATTTTTTCTGCCTCCACATCTCAGCTGAACAAAATAATAGTATAACCCTTTTTGCATTAATCTTACGATGAGAATATGTTAAGCCCGGATTGCACATCAGGAGCGAAAACGAACTGATGCGCAGTGGGCTGTCCTTGCGCGCAGGCATCCGGGCAAATCCCGCTGGAACGAAGTGGAAGCGGCCCTTGCGGCACATGGCGCGGTTTTTAGTGCGCAATGTGGATTAAGCCCGGATTGCGCATCAGGAGAGCAAGCGAACTGATGCGCAGTGGGCTGTCCTTGCGCGCAGGCATCCGGGCAAATCCCGCTGGAACGAAGTGGAAGCGGCCGATTAAGCCCGGATTGCGCATCAGGAGAGCAAGCGAACTGATGCGCAGTGGGTTAGCCTTGTGCGCAGGCATCCGGGCAAATCCCGCTGGAACGAAGTGGAAGCGGCCCTTGCGGCACATTGCGCGGTTTTTAGAGCGCAATGTGGATTAAGCCCTGATTGCGCATCAGGAGAGCAAGCGAACTGATGCGCAGTGGATTAGCCTTGTGCGCAGGCATCCGGGCAAATCCCGCTGGAACGAAGTGGAAGCGGCTATTGCGGCACATTGCGCGGTTTTATGAGCGCAATGTGGACAAACCAAAAAATGCTACTGAAAATGTTTTGCAAATTTTATGTTACAGAAGCATTAGCTTTTTTTTAAATAATTTGTACTTTCAACTTTCAGGAAGTAACCGTTATTTATTGAACCAGTTACGTTGGAAAAAATTTTTGTAAGTTTCTCAATGACAGAGAGTACCTCTCCTGCTGCAGGGAAATTTGGGCCGTCCTTTTTCAGAAGATCAGCCTTATTTTTTCTTGCACTGATCCTGTTTAATATCAGTTATGCCCAGGAATCCTCTGTTCATTCTTACCCGGCCTCCCGTTCCGTGAACCCGGTCATACTGGATGGGAAAGATAACGACCCTGCCTGGGCCCAGGCTCAGTGGGCTGACGGATTCACCCAGTACGAACCATACGAGGGCCGTCAGCCTACCCGACAAACTGCCTTTAAAATTGCCTATGACGACAACAACTTCTACGCTCTGGTCCGCTGCTTTGACCATCCCGACAGTATTCAAACCCGCCTTACCCGCAAGGACGACATGGACGGAGACCTTGCTGCCCTTCAGATTGACAGTTATTTTGATCATCGGACAGCATTTGTTTTCATGGTCAGTGCTGCCGGCGTAAAGACGGATTATATCATCAGTGAAGACGGACAAAAGGAAGATTACACCTGGGACCCCATCTGGTACGTCAAAACAACCATTGATGCCGATGGCTGGATGGCAGAAATAAGAATCCCCCTCAGTCAGCTTCGTTTCGGGTCCCAGAGCGAGCAAATCTGGGGACTTCAGGTGGTCAGGTATTTGTACCGCAAACAGGAACTTTCCCTCTGGCAACCCGTGCCGCGTGATGCCTCAGGATGGGTAAGACGCTTCGGCCGACTGGAAGGGATAAACCATATTAAACCGCGCCGCCAGATTGAAATTGCGCCTTACGTAGTAGCCTCAGCCGAAACCTACCCCGCTGAAAAAGATAATCCCTTTTCCAAAGGCAAAGACTACAGAGGCAAATTTGGGGTCGACGGTAAAATCGGCCTGACAAACAACATGATTATGGACCTGACTATCAACCCCGATTTCGGTCAGGTGGAGGCCGATCCCTCCGAAGTTAACCTCACTGCCTACGAAACCTATTTTGTCGAAAAAAGACCCTTTTTTATCGAAGGAAAAAATATTTTTGATTTCCCCGTTATCGCCGACGAAGGAAGTTCTTCAGAGGAAAATCTCTTTTACAGCAGACGCATTGGACGCCCTCCCCAGCGTAAACTGGACCTTTCTTCTGATATGTATGCCTCTGTACCCGATTATACAAAAATTCTCGGAGCAGCAAAAATTACCGGCAAAACCGCCAACGGCCTGTCGCTGGGAATACTGGAAAGTGTTACCTCAGAAGAGTATGCCGAAGTCGATTCATCCGGAATACGAAGAAAAGAACCTGTTGAACCCCTGACAAACTATTTTGTGGCAAGATTGCAGAAAGATTCCGACAGGGGGAACCTTATATGGGGAGGGATGTTCACAGCCGTCAACAGAAATACCGATCATCCGGCACTTTCTTTTCTTCCTTCTGCAGCATATTCCGGAGGCGCAGACGTTACACGTTACTGGAAAAACAAGGAATACTATGTTAAAGGCCGCATACTCTTTAGTCATATCAAAGGTTCTGCTGATGCCATGCTGGGTGTTCAGATTTCCTCAACCCACTACTTTCAGAGACCTGATATGGATTATGTCCGGTTTGATTCAGCCCGTACCAGCCTTGCCGGAATAGCCGGGCGCTTTGAAATAGGAAAGGAAGGAGGAGGCCACTGGAGATGGTCGGGGACACTCACCTGGAAGTCGCCTGGCTTCGACGTAAATGATGCAGGATATGTGCAATTAACCGACCTCATTGATGAAACAATATGGGTCAGCTACCGTATCTGGGAACCTTTCTCATTCTTCAGAAAACTCAGCCTGAATGCCAGTCAGTATTCCGAGTTTGATTTCGGTGGCAACAATGTGGTTAACGGAATCAATTTCAATCTTTCAACCCAACTGAAAAATTACTGGAATCTGTATGCCGGAATTACATTACAATCTCCAACAAGGGCTAATTATTTCCTGCGCGGAGGTCCGGCATTCCTCGTACCGCCGTCTGTTAACTCCTGGCTGCAGATTGCTACCGATCAGAGAAAAAAATTCTATGTTACCTTTCAGGATGTCAACCGCTTCGGAGGGAACCACTGGCTGCGACAGTACGATATGAGCATGGCCTTCACCTTCCGGCCCTCTGACGTCATCATGGTTTCTGCCATACCGGCTTATACATCCAACCAGCGGGAACTTCAGTACGTTGCACACAAAATCCTTGCGGCAGGTGACAGGTATGTTTTTTCTTCCGTTAGTCAGCAGATCCTGAGAATGTCCGTCCGCCTCAACCTGAGCTTTACCCCCAACCTCAGCCTCCAGTTCTGGGGACAGCCCTTCCTGGCGGCAGTCAACTATTCCCGTTTCAAACAAATTACCAACCCCCTGGCAAAGGATTACAATAACCGCTTCCGGCTGTATGATGAACATTCTGAAATATCCTTTTCCGGCGGGTATTATTTGGTTGATGAGAATCGTGACGGAAATACCGACTTTCAGTTTTATAACCCCGACTTCAACCTGAACGAATTCAAATCCAACCTCGTGTTCCGCTGGGAATATACCCCCGGATCAACCTTATACCTCGTCTGGTCTCATTACCGGGAATACAATACAGGATCAGGAAAATGGGATTTCCGGGGAAATGCCGGAAACCTCTTCTCTGTTATGGCCCATAACGTCTGGCTGATCAAGTTTTCGTACCGGTTCAGAAACTGACGGAAACCCACTATTTTCTTCCATCCTTTATCTTCCGGTATTCCAGACCTTCTGACTTGCCGAAAACCTCAGAAAAAGCCCATAGGAATAATCCGGATCTTTAAAGTAAATATCATAAAAGAAATCCCCCCGAAGACCAATGATCAGATAGGGAGATATTTGCTTCCCGATGAACAAACGGCTTACCAGCATTCTTCTGCTTTGCTGATATTGGTCTTTATCAAATGCCCATGACCAGAAGATCGGGTCACCTTTGGGCGCATAAAAGTCTTCAGCCAGCCAGAAACCATTTTCCCATTCAATTCCTGAACCGGATAAAGAAACAGAAGGGAACACCGCATACCCTTTT encodes:
- a CDS encoding DUF4139 domain-containing protein, which codes for MKKQTLLPAGILMIAIVFHFRAMAQQPVPVASNLTDVTVFLNGALVSREGSVSLEPGTRELLFSGLPAEINAQSVQVQGTGNITILSVNYQINYLKSPEENQQIKVLKDSLQLLQNMVNLKKSALTVCDEEEAFLKSNRSIGGTNTGVNIADLKAADEFIRARFAETGRLRISLSKEISDLNEQITRISNQLNNLSNLNQPTGEVRVKIMCPSKTKASLRLSYLVNNASWTPEYDLRAEDPSKPVELVYKGSIVQNTGEDWNNVHLTLSTGNPSLGGAKPELNIWFLDFYYPQPARILKSAKAEAVPETSEMVIENDEVVARGYGTMHKLTGTEPAVTGSSYTEFSENQTMALYSINLPATVPSDGKPQLVEIRKEKPDAMFIHYAAPKLDPDAFLVARITGWEKLNLLPGNANVFFEGTYTGQSYLNPGAIGDTLDVSLGRDKGINLRRERIKEFTSRQSLGSSRKDTRGFEITVRNNKKVPVSLMLQDQIPVPVNKDISVDPVEISGGNLEKQTGKITWNLKLAPSESKTLRLVYEVKYPKNRQVILE
- a CDS encoding carbohydrate binding family 9 domain-containing protein, producing MTESTSPAAGKFGPSFFRRSALFFLALILFNISYAQESSVHSYPASRSVNPVILDGKDNDPAWAQAQWADGFTQYEPYEGRQPTRQTAFKIAYDDNNFYALVRCFDHPDSIQTRLTRKDDMDGDLAALQIDSYFDHRTAFVFMVSAAGVKTDYIISEDGQKEDYTWDPIWYVKTTIDADGWMAEIRIPLSQLRFGSQSEQIWGLQVVRYLYRKQELSLWQPVPRDASGWVRRFGRLEGINHIKPRRQIEIAPYVVASAETYPAEKDNPFSKGKDYRGKFGVDGKIGLTNNMIMDLTINPDFGQVEADPSEVNLTAYETYFVEKRPFFIEGKNIFDFPVIADEGSSSEENLFYSRRIGRPPQRKLDLSSDMYASVPDYTKILGAAKITGKTANGLSLGILESVTSEEYAEVDSSGIRRKEPVEPLTNYFVARLQKDSDRGNLIWGGMFTAVNRNTDHPALSFLPSAAYSGGADVTRYWKNKEYYVKGRILFSHIKGSADAMLGVQISSTHYFQRPDMDYVRFDSARTSLAGIAGRFEIGKEGGGHWRWSGTLTWKSPGFDVNDAGYVQLTDLIDETIWVSYRIWEPFSFFRKLSLNASQYSEFDFGGNNVVNGINFNLSTQLKNYWNLYAGITLQSPTRANYFLRGGPAFLVPPSVNSWLQIATDQRKKFYVTFQDVNRFGGNHWLRQYDMSMAFTFRPSDVIMVSAIPAYTSNQRELQYVAHKILAAGDRYVFSSVSQQILRMSVRLNLSFTPNLSLQFWGQPFLAAVNYSRFKQITNPLAKDYNNRFRLYDEHSEISFSGGYYLVDENRDGNTDFQFYNPDFNLNEFKSNLVFRWEYTPGSTLYLVWSHYREYNTGSGKWDFRGNAGNLFSVMAHNVWLIKFSYRFRN